One part of the Mycobacterium marinum genome encodes these proteins:
- a CDS encoding PhoH family protein, with protein MTDIRTYVLDTSVLLSDPWACSRFAEHEVVVPLVVISELEAKRHHHELGWFARQALRLFDDLRLEHGRLDQPIPVGKQGGSLHVELNHTDPSVLPAGFRTDSNDSRILSCAANLAAEGRRVTLVSKDIPLRVKAAAVGLAADEYHAQDVVASGWSGMHEIETAAGDIDALFADGEIDLAEARDLPCHTGVRLLGGSSHALGRVTAAKRVQLVRGDREVFGLRGRSAEQRVALDLLLDESVGIVSMGGKAGTGKSALALCAGLEAVLERRTHRKVVVFRPLYAVGGQELGYLPGSESDKMGPWAQAVFDTLEGLASPAVLEEVLSRGMLEVLPLTHIRGRSLHDSFVIVDEAQSLERNVLLTVLSRLGTGSRVVLTHDIAQRDNLRVGRHDGIVAVIEKLKGHPLFAHITLLRSERSPIAALVTEMLEEIAGPH; from the coding sequence GTGACCGATATTCGGACTTACGTGCTGGACACCTCCGTGTTGCTGTCCGACCCCTGGGCCTGCAGCCGGTTCGCCGAGCACGAAGTGGTGGTTCCACTGGTGGTAATCAGTGAGCTCGAAGCCAAGCGGCATCACCATGAGTTGGGTTGGTTCGCCCGGCAGGCATTGCGGTTGTTCGACGACCTTCGACTGGAACACGGGCGGCTGGATCAGCCCATTCCGGTTGGTAAACAAGGTGGTTCGTTGCACGTCGAGCTCAACCACACCGACCCATCGGTGCTGCCCGCGGGATTCCGTACCGACAGCAACGACTCTCGCATCTTGAGTTGCGCGGCCAACCTTGCCGCCGAGGGCAGACGAGTTACGTTGGTCAGCAAGGACATTCCGCTTCGGGTCAAGGCCGCTGCGGTGGGCTTGGCGGCTGACGAGTACCACGCGCAGGACGTCGTAGCCTCCGGCTGGTCCGGGATGCACGAAATCGAAACGGCTGCAGGGGATATCGATGCCCTATTCGCCGACGGAGAGATCGACCTGGCCGAAGCCCGCGATCTGCCCTGCCACACCGGGGTCCGGCTGCTGGGCGGAAGTTCACATGCGCTGGGCCGGGTCACCGCGGCCAAACGCGTGCAGCTAGTCCGCGGTGACCGCGAGGTTTTCGGTTTGCGGGGTCGCTCGGCCGAACAGCGGGTAGCGCTGGACCTGCTGCTCGACGAGTCGGTGGGCATCGTGTCGATGGGCGGCAAAGCCGGGACCGGAAAGTCGGCGCTGGCGCTGTGTGCCGGCCTGGAAGCGGTGCTTGAGCGCCGCACTCACCGCAAGGTGGTCGTCTTCCGCCCGCTCTATGCGGTGGGCGGTCAGGAGCTTGGCTACCTGCCCGGCAGCGAGAGCGACAAGATGGGGCCATGGGCCCAAGCCGTCTTCGACACGCTCGAAGGTTTGGCCAGCCCGGCGGTGCTCGAGGAGGTTCTCTCCCGGGGCATGCTCGAGGTGCTGCCGCTCACTCACATCCGGGGCCGCTCGTTGCATGACTCGTTCGTCATCGTCGACGAAGCCCAATCGCTGGAACGCAACGTGCTCTTGACCGTGCTGTCGCGGCTGGGTACCGGGTCCCGGGTGGTGTTGACGCACGACATCGCGCAGCGCGACAACCTACGAGTCGGCCGCCACGACGGCATTGTCGCGGTGATCGAGAAACTCAAGGGACACCCGCTGTTCGCGCACATCACGCTGCTGCGTAGTGAACGGTCCCCGATCGCCGCGCTGGTCACCGAGATGCTCGAAGAGATCGCCGGGCCGCACTGA